In a single window of the Megalobrama amblycephala isolate DHTTF-2021 linkage group LG3, ASM1881202v1, whole genome shotgun sequence genome:
- the ccl36.1 gene encoding C-C motif chemokine 36.1, which produces MRQYCLCLFIGLLAVAFLQSGVLANNANMPGECCFKHYARKIPIGKITSYIETRMDCSKPGIILVTQKSLRICVDPELSWVKSTIKMIDDRDF; this is translated from the exons ATGCGTCAATATTGTCTTTGTCTTTTTATTGGACTTTTGGCCGTTGCATTCCTCCAGTCTGGTGTACTGGCCAACA ATGCCAATATGCCAGGCGAATGCTGTTTTAAGCATTATGCGAGAAAAATCCCCATCGGTAAAATTACTTCCTACATAGAAACAAGAATGGATTGCAGTAAGCCTGGAATCAT TCTTGTCACACAGAAGAGTCTTCGTATCTGTGTGGACCCTGAGCTGAGCTGGGTGAAGAGTACCATTAAAATGATCGATGATCGTGATTTTTAG